In Segatella copri, the DNA window TCAATGATAACGGAACGTCTTTCTCATCTCCGCTCATCGCCGGAATGGTAGCGTGTCTCTGGCAGGCTTTGCCTCAGAAGACGGCTAAGCAGATTATGAAACTCGTGAGATTGGCTGGTAATAATCAGCATCATCCCGATAATGTATTCGGATATGGTGTGCCTGATTTCTGGAAGGCTTATCAGACGGGGAAAGCGATTAAGTAGTTAATAGTTGATAGTTTATAGTTAATAGGGCAAACTTGCTCTGCTAGCTATAAACTTTCAACTATAAACTGTAATCTTTAAACAGTAAACAGCATGGAACGACTTCGATTATCACTTTTTGAATTAAACTCCATGGTCCGTGACGTCATTTCGATGTCCTTGCCCGACAGCTATTGGGTGGAAGCGGAACTCTCCGAAGCTCGCGAGGGCTACGGCGGGCACTGCTATCTGGAACTCATCGAGAAGGATGAGCGGTCTAATACGCCCATTGCCAAGGCGCATGCCTCCTGCTGGCGAAACCGATGGATGTCCATCAAACCGAATTTTGAGCGCATCACCGGACAGCGCATTCATGCCGGAATGAAAGTGCTGCTCAAGGTACACGCGCAGTTTCATGAGAACTATGGCTTCTCCTGGATAGTAGATGATATTGACCCTAACTATACGATGGGCGATATGGCGCGCAAGCGGCTGGAAATCATCAATACGCTGAAAGCAGAGGGCGTCTTTGAACTGCAGAAGGAGTTGGCGCTCCCGATGTTCTGCCAGCGCATCGCCGTCATTTCCAGTGCAACGGCAGCAGGTTATGGTGATTTCTGCAACCAGCTTGCCGATAACGATTATGGTCTGCAGTTTCAAACCCGCCTCTTTCCGGCTACGATGCAGGGCGAGGGGGTAGAGCAGAGCGTGATTGCTGCTCTCGACAGTATCAATGCCGAATGGGAACAGTTTGACTGTGTAGTCATCATTCGAGGCGGTGGCGCTACGAGCGATCTCTCGGGTTTCGACACCCTGGCGCTTGCTGAGAATGTGGCGAACTTCCCGCTGCCTATCATCACGGGAATAGGACATGAAAGGGACGAGAGTGTGCTGGATATGATTTCTTTCCAGCGTGTAAAGACACCGACAGCCGCTGCCGCCTTCCTTGTCAATCATCTTACCGAGGTTTATGCCCGTGTGGTGAATGCGCAGGAGGCTATCGTGCAGAATGTGAAGCACCGTCTGCAGGTGGAGAAGATGAGGCTCGACAGATTGAGCAACACGATTCCTGTTCAGTTTTCGCTGGTGAAGACGAAGCAGGGAGCCTATCTCGACCGCTTGATGAGCCGTTTAAGCACAAATGTCCAGTCGAAACTATCGGAAGCCCAGCGCCATTTCGAGATTCTTTCTCAGAATATTCAGCCGATATTGGAAAGGAAGATGCTCAACGAGAGTCATCGTCTGCAGCTTCTTTCCCAGCGCATCCAGGCACAAGACCCCGAATTGTTGCTGAAACGTGGCTACAGCATCACGCTGAAAGATGGAAAAAGCATCCGCTCTGCCTCGCAACTGAAGTCTGGCGACATCATCGAAACGAGGTTGGCTGAGGGCAGCGTGAAGGCAAAAGTTGAATAATAGTTTATAATTTATAGTTAATAGTTTATAGCAATCTAGCTCCAGACGCCCTAACGTTGAGCTTCACACGCCCTGAAGGGGCAGAAGCTCCTAGCCCAGGGCATCGCCCTGGGTAATAAAGGACGCAATCTTGTCGCCCTGTAAGGGCAAAAGCTTTAAAATATCCACTGTTAACTCCAAAACAAAAATAAAAAATGGAAAAAGAAGAAATGAAATACGAACAAGCCGTAAGAGAGCTTGAAGAAATCGTAGAAAGAATGGAGAATGATGAACTCGATATTGATCAGCTCTCCGAGCAGTTGAAACGTGCCAAAACCTTGGTGAAACTCTGTAAAGACAAACTCACCAAGACCGATGAGGAAATCAAGAAACTCCTCAGCGAGGATTGATTTACGATAAGCAGAAACTTGAATTTTCGCACACGGATCTCACGGATCTTTTTTGTTGCAAGCAACGGGTATTCTTATTTTTGAGAACGAAAAAATCCCAACCTGTATTGCTACAAGCTGGGATGATTTTGAACACGAATAACTCGAATAGCACGAATCTCTGGAATCTGTTTGGGCTTTCTAGAGATGGAAGTCGATTTCCTTCAGCCATTCCTTGACATTGAAGCAAGGACAGCTCTTTCGAACCCAGGGGAGGTCGCGATGACCTAGGATCTCGGCATCGGGATAGTCGAGGACGAGACTGTAGAGGAGGTCTTCCAGAGATGCTTTTTGGGCTGGAGTGCGAGTGTCGGCAGGCTTGCCTTTCTCGTCGAGACCACCCTCGTAGCAGATACCGATGCTATGGGCGTTGTAGTGGCGGGCGTGAGCGCCCTCCTCGCTTTCTGGACGGCAGGGATAGACCACGCCATCCTTCGTAATGTAATAGTGGTAACCGATGGAATGGAAACCACGGGCCTTGTGGCAGGCTTCTAAGGCTTCTACTGGGAAGTCCTGGTTAATACGTGTGGCACTGCAATGTACCACGATCAAATCGATTTTTCTTTGATTCTTCATTGGATTCTATGGATTTTAAAGGTTAATAATTGTCTCCCACAGATTACACAGATTTTCACAGATTTTTGACTCCTTCGGAGTTTTTCCATTGAGGTTTGGTGATAACTGTTGCTTGCAACAAGATTATCTGTGTATATCCGTGAGATCTGTGGGAGAACTAAAATATCACTTGCAGCTCTGCACACAGAAGGAGCTGAGGACGGCAGTGAGGACGGTGATGACGAAGTTGATGACTTTCTGGATTGTTTCTTTTTTCATTGTTGTTAGTGATTAGTGATTAATGTTTAATTTTCCCACAGATTACACAGATTTTCACAGATTATAGACTCCTTCGGAGTTTTTTGCAGTGAGACCTGATGAGTATAAGACTGTTGCTTGCAACGAAGAATTATCTGTGTAAATCTGTGAGATCTGTGGGAGACTAAGAAGGAAGCGGGCAGGATGAGCAAGTATCCGTTCAGGGCGATGAATTGACAATGTTGAATGGTGAGTGATGAACTCATTCCTGATGGGGCCCTCGGATTACTCCGGACTGCATCCTGCCGATGCGCTTTCTCTTGTTTCAGATGCGAGGTGGATAGGGCTACTCTAAGCCGTCGCCTCCTCCTTCTCCAGTGGTTCCGCTACCGCCCTGGTCGGTGTTGTCACCACCAGGGGTATCCTTTCCGGTATCCTTTCCGGTATCCTTCCCAGGATCCGGGGTGGTATCCGGGGTGGTGCCATCACCTAACAGAGCAGAGGCCTTCTTCAGCGTAGCTTCGAGGTTGATGGTCTTGGCGCTAAACTCACCGGTGCCACGAGCACGGAGACGGAAACCGTCGATGTTCTTGGCGATGGTGAACTCCTTCTCTGAGGCGGCTCCCTCCTTGTTGCGGATGCCGATGGAGAAGATGGCGAGGTCGTCAATCTTCACAGCGAAACCCTGCAAGGTGAGTTCCTTGATGCACGATACCATATCGGTAATCATGCCCTTGATGGCTCCCTTAGAGAAAGGAGTGTTGTGGCTAGCCATGTGTTCGGCCAGGCCGTCGATGTCTACCGTCTGAGTGATGACTGGATAGGCGTAATACTTGCCGTATGCCTCTGGCATCTTGGCGTTCTGATTTAGTTTTAGTACGTAAAGCAACATAAGTTTTAAAGTTTTAAGTGTTGAATGTTGAATGTTGAATGGGCGCTGCGCAGTGCCTGATTCTTGAACACGAATCTCACGAATCGAACGAATCTTTGACTCCTCGCGGAGGTTTTGTTTTCCCACAGATTACACAGATTTTCACAGATTTTTGACTCCTCGCGGAGTCTTTGCTGTGAGCCTTAGTGAGTACCGTTGCTTGCAACGAAGAAAATCTGTGCAAATCTGTGAGATCTGTGGGAGACTCTTTCTGAATCACAATGCAAAGATACAACATTTCATTTTCCCAACTCACCGATGCTCATTGTTGCTCACCGATACTCACCGATTATCACTGATAAATATCAGGGTTCTCCCAAATGGAAGAAAATATAGGATACTTGCAGAGGATTGAACTCCTTGCAGCTCTTGTTGTATCCACTCTTCTGCAACTGCTCGTAGAGCTGGGTGCATCTTACTATCCATCTCATCAGATGGGCTCTTGCCACGTCCGGGTCGGAATCCGGAAAATAGAGCAGGGCTAACTCCTGCTTGGTGTAACTTCGTAAATCCATTTTCTATAATGTTGAATGTTGAGTGTTGAATGTTGAATTTTGAACACGAATCTCTCGAATCTCACGAATCTTTCGTTCTGAAGCAACTTATTCGTTTAATTCGTTTAATTCGTGTTCAGAAAAAACAATAAGAAATTCGTGTTCAGTAAACCCAATAAGTAATTCGTGTTCCGAAAAAACAATAAGAAATTCATGTTCAGTAAAAACAGTACGTAATTCGCGTGCAGAGAAATATCTATTAGGGTTATGCTTCGTAACTATGATACTTAGCTATCGTAACCATGATACTTAGTGGTCGTAACCATGATACTTAGTGGTCGTAACCAAGATACTTAATCCTCCACGGTATCGTTAGGATCGATGAAGGCATCGTTGTTGATTTCGCTACCTTCCTTCTCTATCACAGCCCAGCCGTTGCCGTTCTTCTTGTGAATCTTCTTGAATCCAAGACGCTTCATCACGTTACCGATGTTCTGGTTGTTCAGGTTCTGGCGAAGGGCAGGGTTCACACCTATCCTCTCCAGTATCTCAGCACTGTAGCGGAACTTGATAAACTGTAGCGGCGTATCTGGCTCCGGCACCCGGTAGTAACGGAGTATCTGCTCCTCGGCATAGTTGGCTACCATGAAGAGGCGGTTGTGACTGCGCATCAGCTCGATGTCATCCCTCGTCAACCAGTATGTCCACTCCAGGGGCTCGCCCTTAGGATGGCTCATCACCTCCTGGCCCAGTGCTACTGCCTCGGCAAACACGTGGTCGTAGTCTATCGGGTGCTCTATCGGACTCTCGATGCTCTTTACCAGCCACGGACAGTAGCGGCGGTTCTCCTCGTCGGTGATGAACTGCTGGCTGTTGGTGGTGCCGCAGAGCGATCCGCGGTGGGGCATCTCCGAACGGTACTTGTCGTAAGGTCGGCGTATGGAGAATGTCACCTTGGTCATGTTGCTCTTGAAGGCGCTCAGGTTCTTGCCGAATACCATCTCAAACTCGTCGAGACAGAGCAGAGCCTTGCTGCTGAAAGCCTCCATGAAGTCCTTGTCGGTATAGGCACCCGTCGAGTCGTTGAGGAAGTACTGGCGCAACTGTGGGGGCAACAGCATGTGGAAGAACGTGGTCTTGAAGATGCCGCCCTTGCCCACGAAGATGAGTATCATCTGGTTCACCACCTTCAGCGTTACCCACGCCACCACCATCGCTACCAGCCACTTCTTGAAGAAATAGCGGAAGAGGCTCTGCGTATGCTCGTTGTCGGGCAGGTTCTCCACCTCGATGCGGTCGGCGAGCTGGTCGATGTAGTCGGGATCCTCTCCCTTCTTCCATTTCGGCAGACTGCGCAGGTAATCGTCCAAGGGGTCGAACGGCTCGCTGAAGTCGCTGTTGATGATGTTGTGCAAGGTCTTCTCCGAGAGATGCAGTCCCGACTCGTCCATCTCGCTCCAGATGGAGTTCTCGATATTGTCGTCGATGCGTACCCAGTCAGGATACTTGCCGTC includes these proteins:
- the xseA gene encoding exodeoxyribonuclease VII large subunit gives rise to the protein MERLRLSLFELNSMVRDVISMSLPDSYWVEAELSEAREGYGGHCYLELIEKDERSNTPIAKAHASCWRNRWMSIKPNFERITGQRIHAGMKVLLKVHAQFHENYGFSWIVDDIDPNYTMGDMARKRLEIINTLKAEGVFELQKELALPMFCQRIAVISSATAAGYGDFCNQLADNDYGLQFQTRLFPATMQGEGVEQSVIAALDSINAEWEQFDCVVIIRGGGATSDLSGFDTLALAENVANFPLPIITGIGHERDESVLDMISFQRVKTPTAAAAFLVNHLTEVYARVVNAQEAIVQNVKHRLQVEKMRLDRLSNTIPVQFSLVKTKQGAYLDRLMSRLSTNVQSKLSEAQRHFEILSQNIQPILERKMLNESHRLQLLSQRIQAQDPELLLKRGYSITLKDGKSIRSASQLKSGDIIETRLAEGSVKAKVE
- the xseB gene encoding exodeoxyribonuclease VII small subunit; this encodes MEKEEMKYEQAVRELEEIVERMENDELDIDQLSEQLKRAKTLVKLCKDKLTKTDEEIKKLLSED
- a CDS encoding N-acetylmuramoyl-L-alanine amidase, which gives rise to MKNQRKIDLIVVHCSATRINQDFPVEALEACHKARGFHSIGYHYYITKDGVVYPCRPESEEGAHARHYNAHSIGICYEGGLDEKGKPADTRTPAQKASLEDLLYSLVLDYPDAEILGHRDLPWVRKSCPCFNVKEWLKEIDFHL
- a CDS encoding smalltalk protein, which encodes MKKETIQKVINFVITVLTAVLSSFCVQSCK
- a CDS encoding DNA-binding protein; protein product: MLLYVLKLNQNAKMPEAYGKYYAYPVITQTVDIDGLAEHMASHNTPFSKGAIKGMITDMVSCIKELTLQGFAVKIDDLAIFSIGIRNKEGAASEKEFTIAKNIDGFRLRARGTGEFSAKTINLEATLKKASALLGDGTTPDTTPDPGKDTGKDTGKDTPGGDNTDQGGSGTTGEGGGDGLE
- a CDS encoding DUF4248 domain-containing protein, producing MDLRSYTKQELALLYFPDSDPDVARAHLMRWIVRCTQLYEQLQKSGYNKSCKEFNPLQVSYIFFHLGEP
- a CDS encoding BT4734/BF3469 family protein translates to MEKESNTNCMNGTATMPSYFPCIKSSESHPLADWLYLKSMITSSPELRMMTETYRKRLAISKQFADQYKPEMPAITVSALMNGYGRQLADFLKPTYMFQLDFDHVKKEDMEQLIQLVRGDNHTMVEYITVSGRGFRVFCAYHPVDDDDISVLELFDAVLQKAMAYYTQLLGIAPDKQCVDITRCAGLSYDPDAYFRWDAEPFVLGPKDLNPLYTKKALQAKYSARRNAKGGKRSSKVKEEAKSSDKGAPTIEEAASHIKELLDLWGYRFEPEHHNEYVWHFADICIYYGIPQEEVLTYADREFGTSYEDTASVIKSRYKHLNKFGIWHFYRHGEGRSAKPSVRGIKQWLLTHYLFRRNVLTGFYEVESRFVLDGKYPDWVRIDDNIENSIWSEMDESGLHLSEKTLHNIINSDFSEPFDPLDDYLRSLPKWKKGEDPDYIDQLADRIEVENLPDNEHTQSLFRYFFKKWLVAMVVAWVTLKVVNQMILIFVGKGGIFKTTFFHMLLPPQLRQYFLNDSTGAYTDKDFMEAFSSKALLCLDEFEMVFGKNLSAFKSNMTKVTFSIRRPYDKYRSEMPHRGSLCGTTNSQQFITDEENRRYCPWLVKSIESPIEHPIDYDHVFAEAVALGQEVMSHPKGEPLEWTYWLTRDDIELMRSHNRLFMVANYAEEQILRYYRVPEPDTPLQFIKFRYSAEILERIGVNPALRQNLNNQNIGNVMKRLGFKKIHKKNGNGWAVIEKEGSEINNDAFIDPNDTVED